ACAATTTGCTTGCTGTTGCTGGAAATATCACTTTAAACTACACAAATGGCGGCGCTTAGCGAACGAGGATCGAGCTCTCGTTGTTGTTacatttgcttttgttgttgtttgttggttTATCACAATTGAGCGCCGGATTCCATACTTATTCACACTACTACAAAGGTTAACAATTTGTGCCAATTGAGTTTTGAGCAATCAATTTGACATTGGTCGTAGTTTTGGTTTtacaaacatttctttttgttACTTTTAAACTTAGCTAACTAGACAATTCGCTTAACATTTGTTGATgtcgttttttgtttatgtatgAGAGTTGGTGTTGCTATTGCTCACACTGGCTTGCActtgcagatgcagatgcatcTGCACTCGCTTTTGCATTTCGCTTGGATcacagttgttgttgcttatAAAATGATGTTTCTCTAGCAGATATCAACAAACTCATTTCGCCCCGTTGTTACATTCATAATTACATAAATTTGTGAAGTGCTCAAGTCTTTTGCCTTGCTCCTAGCATTCCTGTTGCTCATAATCTCCCGCTTTTCGACTAACAAACAAGGGCCAATCGCGATTTTAATTACAAAGGCTATGAACTTAGGAAATGTAACTTCTATAAAATGCTTGCCAATCAAAAGGTTTggtttacatatatataaattttgataaCTTAGTATAACGgttgaattttctttttgcttACATATCTCGTTTGGGGTTTAGTTTTAGCTACGTAATTAGgttttgcaatttttaaattaatttctatgCGCTCGAGTTGATCACGTGTCATGTTTGCTTTTCCTTCGTTCACTTGATGACTTTGCTTCaatttttggttattttttagtgAGTCCCTTACCATTTCGACCACTTACTGGCTGAGATCCTGGCGGAGCATTTCGTACACGAACTGGTCGCGTGACTCGTAGTCGAATGCCAGCGTTGGCGGCATCTTGTCCGGGCTGATGGGCGACCACTGCTGTCCCAGTAAAGTGCTTATTTCCTGAGGCACAACCAGAGAGGGTTACTCACATGGATATTGGAAAGGATCTAAGCAAAACTCACCTCGTTGTAGGCATTCATCGAAGCAGCGCCGGACCAGTCGATCATGGAGACCTCCAGACGCTTTAGCTGCCGACCCCGCAGCCGGGCGATGCCCACTAGGTTGTGCGGATCCATCAAATAGCCATGCACCACgatctcctccagctgcttgCAGCGCCAGGCCATCATGACGAATGGGTCCTGGCGCAGGTAGCCGTGGCGAGCGTAGTCCATGCGGTTCGAATGCTTGTACGCCGAGTCCACATAGTGGATGCTGCGCAGCGTTTCGCTGTGATGCACCGACATCCAGTCCAGAGCTTCGGCGTTCATCTGCTCACAGAAGAGCAGTCGCACATGGGTGACCGGCATGTTCCCACGCAGGACGCGATGCTGCAACAGTTCGATGGCCTCGTAGGCGTACACAAGGGTCAGCACCAGCTCAATGCTTGAGAAGTGGTCCGAGAAGTTGGACCAGGCCGCCTCCGATACGTCGGGATGCTCCTCGCTGTCCAGGCCGTGCACTGCGATGAGCAGCTTCCGCAGCGGTAGCACCTGTATGGTGTGCAGCAGTTCGTCGCAGAGGGTGTCATAGTCCAGGGAGAGCACCTGCAGGGCGGCGCACTTCTGCAGCAGAGTCGTGTCCAGCGTGAGGATGGGATAGTGACTAGGATCGTACTTGATGCTGGCCAGCGTCAGCTGCAGCAACTCCTGGGGCTTGCCCATGGCCTTTAGGAGGTCGTGGCCATAGTAAGACAGTGCCTCGATGGCCCCAAGGTCCAGAAGCTGGCAGGGCTGACGCTTGCGGCTCAGAAACAGCTTCAGCGGCTCTACAAAGCATCTGTTAGGGTTGTTGGGTTAGTTGACTTGTAAAGTTACAGCTGGGAAGTGGTACATACTGTTCGATGGCCGCCCAGTGATCGCTGTGCATATTTCCGATGGCAACAAGGCCCACATTGTGGGTTTGGAAACGCAATTTCTGGATATTATCACAGCGTGCCACTCTGTGGGTGGTAGGGATATAAGTTTGTGATATTATCAGGGCTTTGTTTGAAGAAAACTTACTTGTATAGAAGTCGTCGCATTTTTTGGATGTGAAATGCATTTTGAAAGTCAAAGACTACAATCAGTTCCTTGGCCAAATTGGCCATGGATCGATGGAAGAAGGCCAACTGATCATCGCGGGCCACATCCAAGTGAAAGCGGAAGTTTCTAAAGTAGCTGTTCAAAAAGGaggtttattaatattattatttatatttgttttaatatatatgtgCACTGTTTTTCAGAATTGTGTTATAGTTCTAAAGAAATACCATAAGTCACTCCAACACTTCttagaattttatatatttacatatatttttaaataagttaaagCAGAACAGGACAATATATATAGGGggtaataaaaagaaatgcatttttcGCAATCGCCACGATCGGATTCTACAGATTGTGCTGATCGGATCAATTAGCTTAATTAATTGCACTATTGGCAGGGGGAATTCCTCTTATCGTGGACTTTCCCCTTTTTTCAACACTAACATAAACAAACGCCCCACACATTGAAGCGCTGCCAAGTGCGTCGAACACAAAGCACCCAATAATTGTGGGTCTTTGGATGCCCATGTTGGCACAGATGTTTTTCTGTGCCCGATTAACCGCTGGTATATAATATAAGGGTTACAACAAAGGAAATATACCCAATAAGAACCGAAATTAAACATttcagccacacacacaccgactCGCGTACGTAGACACCCACACAGGCGCAGGCAGCAACTTACCGTTTTTGAAAGAAGGAAAGCCTCCAGGAACAACAAACACTCGCCGAGTTCAGGCGATCCCGGGGATCCAGATAGTCGAATATGTGATTGAGCGCCACCGCTGGTATTGTGTGCCATTCTGGTTGGCGTTGGCTAAAACTCATTactcgaattaaatattaattgcgTTTCAAACAATGAAAAGTTGCAAGTGCAGCCGAGTGTGCTGCACGGTCTTAAAATGCCAAATTAGAGTGAACGCAGCGGGATGTGGCCAAAATGCCAAGCGTTTGGGCAATTGTATAAATGCGAATCTAATTTTATGCTCTGAAGAAATACATGTATTAAAAAGCGAAATTATGTCTAGACATTTTAGGTTAGCTGAGGCTAATAGGccttatcaaaattaaaaagtgattaaaaaagaaaagcaattACGAATGTCAAGCGGGAAAATCTTTACAAAAGTGTTACAGAAGAAgtttgtttgcttggttcAGTGCATAGAGAATTTGTTGTCATACATATATcgtttttaatgtattttaaataaatattaatacatttgaGTGGGCTACTTAAGGGTTAACGCTGGCTAAAATCCTGGCTGTGCGAGGCATGGTCACACTGGTGTTTGCAGGTTATGTTAACCATCAGCTGTTATGTTATGCATAACAGAGCCTCTGTGATTTCGTTTTAGTTGTTTACcgatttattattattttaaatggcaGCTTTGCTGCTCCTGCGAGCCTGCAGAAGCCCAAGGATAGCTAGCACCTACCACTACAGCTATCCAGGATTAACGACTGCCCATGACACGTACAATCAGCGTCTGGCCTCCACAGATGCGGCGGCCACAGCAGCAAGTGTCCAACTCGCCAATGCCGGTGGATTGGTGGGCTTCTGGCAGACTTTGTCCAATAGCACGCCTGTGGCCTACATGCAGGATGTCCTGGTCAAGATCCACGACTACAGCGGCCTGCCCTGGTGGGCATCCATCGTGCTCTCCACATTCCTCTTGCGCAGCGTTGTCACCCTGCCACTGACCATATACCAGCACAAGATCACCGCCAGGATCGAGAAGATTGCCCTCGAAATGCCCGCAATAGTGGAGGAGCTGAAGAAGGAGGCGGCCATGGCCAAGCAGAAGTTCAAGTGGAGCGATAAGCAGACGCAGATCGTCTACCGGCGTTCGGTTTGTTCAAAGGAAATCCCTTTTTCGAAGTTCTGCTAATCCTCGCTTGCTTTCAGATCAAGAAACAGTGGCAGAAACTGATTGTCCGGGACAACTGTCACCCCATGAAGACCATGATAGTGCTCTGGGGTCAGATTCCCCTGTGGATCTTCCAATCAGTGGCTCTGCGCAACTTGGTCTACATGCTGCCAGATCCCATGTCTATCGAAGCACAAATTGTGACCACCGAAATGACCATTGGTGGATTCGGTTGGATACCCAATCTCACCGTGGTTGACAACTCATACATCCTGCCTGTAACCTTGGGACTTATAAATTTGGCCATCATCGAAGTGCAGGCCATGTCCAGAACGCGTCCTCCCACTCGCTTGCAAAGCATAGCCAACAATGTGTTTCGCGGCCTGAGTGTTGTGATGGTTCCAGTGGCCTGCACCGTGCCCTCGGCTTTATGTGTTTACTGGGTGGCGTCCAGCAGTTTTGGCCTAGCTCAAAATCTGCTAATGCTATCGCCGGATGTGCGTCGATCTGTGGGAATTCCCAAAACGCAAACAGAACTCAGCCAGCCCTACGATCTGCTCTGGCTGAAAATCCAGCAGAGGCTAAGACTCGTCGAAAGGTCACCGGCTGATAAGCCGGCAGCCAAGTGATCCAGACCCATAGTCATAAATACATAGTCTAATTTAGGTAAGACGTTGAGTTTGTTTTAtggtttatataaataaagtcaACCCTTAAATGCGACTGCGCCACTGTAAATCATCATCATCTAGTGCATCATCCTAGTGCACCATCATCTCGATTTCCCAGAAGCAAATAAAACGAGTGAAACGCCCAaaagaaatgcaaacaaaacaatgcgATAAGGCCGAGAGAAACGTCTTGAGATTGAGATTACTAGCCCAGATACTGGGTCCACTCAATTGGTCGCGTCGACTTACGAGCATCTATCAGCGCCGGCAGAGATAGAGATTCATCCCGAGTccaattgaattgaaatgcgATCTGGTTCTGAGTCAGTCGAGCCTGGAAATCGGACGGGAGCACAACGTAAACTTTAAAACGCGTGTCGAAAAGCAAAATTAGGTAGTTGCTATCAGCATCGGTGCAATAAAGGAAATACTTTGaatctaaaatattataaaacgaAAGTCCAAGATGGCCAAGTGCCTACTGGGCCTCTGGCTGGCGATCCTGCTAGTGGATGTTAGTATGCAAAGCTTTTGTGTTGATATAAAGTTTCAAAAAGGATAACAATCTGGTTTAGCGTTTAATATAAAGAATCCTTCGTGAATTTAGTTGCTTTAATGTTTTTGTGTTAATAGAAAGTCTAAAAGGATATCATCCTGACTCCGAGGAATCCATCTAATATAAAGATTCGACTATAATTGTTCTTAATTACAAGCTATTAGCTAAATTTCGCTCATAATTAGTTCAGCTCCTCaataatatttcataattaCGCTTTTGACAGCGGTCCGGGGTTATAGCTTATCGATCAGACTACCGGAGCGGGCAGTCGGGACAAGGCGGCTTATCAGCGGGGCACTCGGGCTACGGAGGCGACCAACAGCAGCCCATTTATCAGCGGGACTCGCCGTGTCCGCCGCATTTTACGGGTCTGGTTGCGTATCCCCACGACTGTCACCGCTATGTGAACTGCAACGGTGGCAGCCCCACCATCCAGACCTGCTCGCCTGGAACGCTGTTTAATGGCAGGACTCTGGTCTGCGATCATCCCAGCAACGTGGTCTGCCCCTCACCGCAGCCACAATCGACTCGCCTAGGACGTCTGAACCAGTTCGATGGTAAACCAAAGTGTCAGGCCGGAATGAATGGATTGCAGCCTCATCCGACGGACTGCACCAAGTTCCTCAACTGTGCCAATGGGCAGGCCTTCGTAATGGACTGCGCGCCAGGAACAGCCTTCAGTGTAGCATCACTGGTTTGTGTGCACAAGGACATTGCCAAATGTGGAGTTGGAGCTGAACCTGAAGAAAGAGAAGGATCCTCGGGCCAAGGTACGTAAGAGTGCTCTATCAATATAACCCCTAACTAACAACTGGGTTAGGCTATCCTGCGCACGACTTGGGTTGTCCATCCGGCTTTCGTGGCCTTCGCCCACACCCGCACGACCTGCACAAGTACTTGCGTTGCGGCATTGGTGTTCAGCCTCAGGTGGAACAGTGTGCGCAGGGAATGATCTTCCATGGCTCCTCTCTGGTATGTGTGTTTTCTGACTCCTCTCGGACCTCCTGTAAGTTTGAATTCCTTCCTTGTTCCTACTGCTTGGCCTGGCTTGGTTCATCTGCTTAACCATTTGGGTTTCTTTTGCCACATTTTGCGGTTCATGCTTTGCTTGCTTATTGGTGTTTTACTCTAATATGTTAATCCTTTAAAATTGAAACAGCTTCCTCCACCTCTGCTGAGATTCAGGTGAACTATCTGCTCTGTCCCGTGGGAGCAGTTGGCCTGTTTGTTCACCCCTTCGATCAGACTAAGTTCCTCAGTTGTAGGGATGGTAAGGTGGCGGTGCAAAGCTGCCGGCCCAATTATGTGTTCAGCATATCGAGGGGCTACTGTCAGCTGAAAGTACAGTTGGCCTTCAGCGACTATGTGACTTTAATTATCTCTGAGGTCACCTATGAGTACTGTAAGTTGTTTGACCGTTCTCGTACACTAAATTCATCACAAAATTCCATTAGCATTGACCTTAAATGCTTGTCCTGGCAACATCAACGGCATCTTTTTGTATCCCTACGATGCTGAGAAGTATGTCCAGTGCTCGGCTGGTGGCAGGATGTCCATTCTAAGCTGTGGCCCACAGAAAGCCTTCAGTGTATCCCAAGGCTCTTGTCTTCTTCGTGATCAGGTGCACAGCACAGATCGCGTGAGGTTCTGGCAGGAAATCCAAGATCAGACTACGTTCACCTCTCACAGCAGTCTTTCAGGACAGCCCCAGGGCCAGGGGTCTTCCCTTAGATCGTGCCCAACAAATGTCCAGAAGAACTACCCCTATCCATTCCATGCTGGCCACTTTGTGAGGTGTCAGAATGGAGTATTCGAGATTGTCAGTTGTTTCTCTGGGATGGTTTACAGCCTGTCCCAGCGACAGTGTGTGAACCGCTACCTTCTCCCTGCCCACGACTACTTGGATTACTCCTATATTAGTGCTGATCTTTCAAGTAAGCTCCCTAGTTAAACTTCTCTGGGGTAGACCTGACATCCCAGTACTTCTTCCCTTACAGCTGAATTTATGGTCGATCAATCGACGCTTACTTGTCCCCCACAATTCCAAGGATACTATCTGCATCCCTTTGATTGCACCAAGTATGTCAGGTGCTGGAATCATCAGACCTTTATTGAGAGCTGCACGCCGGGAGAAATCTTCAGCTTTTCGAATCAGAAATGCGTTCCCAAGGATCAATGCAAGGGTCCCAGCGATCATGTAGAGTATTTGATCGATGGATCGgaacccaaaaatatatttggaaaGAGCGGGGAAGTTACCTGCCCACCTGGATCCTCGGGACTTCATGCCCATCCATTCGACTGCACAAAGTTCTTAGAATGTGGAAACGGCCAGACTTTTGAACAGAGTTGTGGGCCTGGAACTGCTTTCAGCACTGTCATTAACAGTTGTGATTTTGCCAATAATGTGGACTGCACCGGAAGAAGCTCTTTACCCGCTCTGCCTCCAGTGCCTAAGCAGGTACCTAGCTACCCAGCGAAACCAGCGGATACCCTTCCACCACCACAGTCATCAAGTAAGTCAGACCTTTTGGATATTCATGTTCTTTTCGCTTTATTCACCTGCTTTTTCATATGGGTTTTGTTTCACCATTTTGCAAGCCATTCTCTGCTAGTTCAGTATATATAGTCTTATGTGTCATCGCCCTTTTAGAACCGTCTTACCCACCTGCCGAGCAGCGAACTGACCTTTTGTGCCCATCTGGAGTGCAAGGTCAATTTGTCCACCCCTTTGACCAAACCAAGTTTCTCCTGTGTCAGTCTGGTAAGCTGACCGTTCAAAGCTGTCAGTCTAATTATGTATTCAGTATATCGAGGGGCTACTGCCTGCTGAAAACACAGTTGGCCTTTAGCGACTATGTGACTTTAATTATCTCTGAAGTTTCCTATGAGTACAGTAAGTTGATTGACTTTTCTTAAACATTGAAATTCATAAGTACATTCCATTAGCATGGGTATTAAATCAATGCCCTGGAAATACTAATGGCACCTATTTGTATCCCTACGATGCTGAGAAATATGTCCAGTGTTCGGCTGGTGGCAGGATGTCCATTCTAAGCTGTGGCCCACAGAAAGCCTTCAGTGTATCCCAAGGCTCTTGTCTTCCTCTTGGTCAGGTGCACAGCACAGATCGCGTGAGGTTCTGGCAGGAAATCCAAGATCAGACTACGTTCACCTCTCACAGCAGTCTTTCAGGACAGCCCCAGGGCCAGGGGTCTTCCCTTAGATCGTGCCCAACAAATGTCCAGAAGAACTACCCCTATCCATTCCATGCTGGCCACTTTGTGAGGTGTCAGAATGGAGTATTCGAGATTGTCAGTTGTTTCTCTGGGATGGTTTACAGCCTGTCCCAGCGACAGTGTGTGAACCGCTATCTTCTCCCTGCCCACGACTACTTGGATTACTCCTATATTAGTGCTGATCTTTCAAGTAAGCTCCCTAGTTAAACTTCTCTGGGGTAGACCTGACATCCCAGTACTTCTTCCCTTACAGCTGAATTTATGGTCGATCAATCGACGCTTACTTGTCCCCCACAATTCCAAGGCTACTATCTGCATCCCTTTGATTGCACCAAGTATGTCAGGTGCTGGAATCATCAGACCTTTATTGAGAGCTGCACGCCGGGAGAAATCTTCAGCTTTTCGAATCAGAAATGCGTTCCCAAGGATCAATGCAAGGGTTCCAGCGATCATGTAGAGTATTTGATTGATGAATCGGAACCCAAAAATAGCTTTGGAGAGAATGGAGAAGTTACCTGCCCACCTGGATCCTCGGGACTCCATGCCCATCCATTCGAATGCACAAAGTTTTTGGAATGTGCGAATGGACATACTTTCGTGAGGAATTGTGGACCGGGAACAGCTTTTAGCACCGTCATCAATAATTGTGATTTTGCCAATAATGTGGACTGCACCGGAAGAAGCTCTTTACCCGCTCTGCCTCCAGTGCCTCCAACTCAGCAAGTACCCAACTATCCACCAAAGCCAGCGGATACCTTCCCACCACCTCAGTCATCCAGTAAGTCGGACCGCAAGGATTTCCTTGCTCTCTACGCTTTTGTCACCTGCTTTTTCATTCGGATTTTCTTTTACCATTTTGCTAACATTCTCTGCTAGTCTTCTAAGACTGTGACCTAATTTTTAACCGCCTTTTTAGACCCCCTTTACCCACCTGCCGAGCCCCTTACTGACCTTTTGTGCCCATCTGGAGTGCAGGGTCAATTTGTCCACCCCTTCGACCAAACAATGTTTCTCCTGTGTCAGTCTGGCAAACTGGCGGTTCAAAGGTGCCAGCCAGGTTATGTGTTCAGCATATCAAGAGGCTCCTGCCAGCTAAAAACACAGTTGGTCTACAGCGACTATGTGACCTATATAGCCTCTGTGATAAGCATCGAGGAGAGTAAGTCCTTGGCATCGACTCCGTATCTCGTGGGTTTAATTCACAAGATTTGAATCCATTAGCTATGATCCTCTCTGCTTGCCCGGATGGCACTGACGGCCTTCATCTTTACCCCTACGATGCTAGCAAATATGTGCGTTGTTCTGGTGGAGGAAAGATGTCCATTGAAAGTTGCGGGGAGCAAATGGCCTTCAGTTTGGAGCATCGGGCTTGCCGGCCCAATCGCCTGGTGGCAAAGGACGATCGCGTCAGGTTCTGGGGGGAGTTACAGTTCCAGAAA
This window of the Drosophila biarmipes strain raj3 chromosome 3L, RU_DBia_V1.1, whole genome shotgun sequence genome carries:
- the LOC108029553 gene encoding cytochrome c oxidase assembly protein COX18, mitochondrial, translating into MAALLLLRACRSPRIASTYHYSYPGLTTAHDTYNQRLASTDAAATAASVQLANAGGLVGFWQTLSNSTPVAYMQDVLVKIHDYSGLPWWASIVLSTFLLRSVVTLPLTIYQHKITARIEKIALEMPAIVEELKKEAAMAKQKFKWSDKQTQIVYRRSIKKQWQKLIVRDNCHPMKTMIVLWGQIPLWIFQSVALRNLVYMLPDPMSIEAQIVTTEMTIGGFGWIPNLTVVDNSYILPVTLGLINLAIIEVQAMSRTRPPTRLQSIANNVFRGLSVVMVPVACTVPSALCVYWVASSSFGLAQNLLMLSPDVRRSVGIPKTQTELSQPYDLLWLKIQQRLRLVERSPADKPAAK
- the LOC108030529 gene encoding F-box only protein 33, with amino-acid sequence MSFSQRQPEWHTIPAVALNHIFDYLDPRDRLNSASVCCSWRLSFFQKRYFRNFRFHLDVARDDQLAFFHRSMANLAKELIVVFDFQNAFHIQKMRRLLYKVARCDNIQKLRFQTHNVGLVAIGNMHSDHWAAIEQCFVEPLKLFLSRKRQPCQLLDLGAIEALSYYGHDLLKAMGKPQELLQLTLASIKYDPSHYPILTLDTTLLQKCAALQVLSLDYDTLCDELLHTIQVLPLRKLLIAVHGLDSEEHPDVSEAAWSNFSDHFSSIELVLTLVYAYEAIELLQHRVLRGNMPVTHVRLLFCEQMNAEALDWMSVHHSETLRSIHYVDSAYKHSNRMDYARHGYLRQDPFVMMAWRCKQLEEIVVHGYLMDPHNLVGIARLRGRQLKRLEVSMIDWSGAASMNAYNEEISTLLGQQWSPISPDKMPPTLAFDYESRDQFVYEMLRQDLSQ